In a genomic window of Infirmifilum sp. NZ:
- a CDS encoding SDH family Clp fold serine proteinase, with product MDGFSDVVSLLFWLLMLYVFVNPQLAMRALTNARMRVIRRIEERYGWRVVTLIHRQETVSFFGIPVYRYIDVDDSEAVIRAIRSTPPDMPIALILHTPGGLVLAAAQIAMALKRHPARKIVIVPHYAMSGGTLIALAADEIYMDPDAVLGPLDPQIQTQMGVLPAPSIVRVARERGDKASDEMLVYADIAEKALREVQGIIVSLLDGKMPREKALEVAKKLTEGGYTHDYPITVEEARSMGLPVRTDVPPEVYALMELYPQTHQQRPGVEYIQRPLYPARAGTERPQR from the coding sequence TTGGACGGCTTCTCGGATGTGGTGTCCCTGCTGTTCTGGCTCTTGATGCTGTACGTTTTCGTCAACCCGCAGTTGGCGATGAGGGCGCTAACTAACGCGAGGATGAGGGTCATAAGGCGTATCGAGGAGAGGTACGGCTGGAGGGTTGTGACGCTTATCCACAGGCAGGAGACGGTGAGCTTCTTCGGGATACCGGTGTACAGGTACATAGACGTGGACGACTCCGAGGCCGTTATAAGGGCTATAAGGTCCACTCCGCCCGACATGCCGATAGCGCTGATCCTGCACACCCCCGGTGGACTCGTCCTGGCCGCGGCGCAGATCGCGATGGCCTTGAAGAGGCACCCTGCCCGTAAGATCGTCATCGTCCCGCACTACGCGATGAGCGGCGGCACCCTGATCGCCCTCGCGGCTGATGAGATATACATGGACCCGGACGCCGTCCTCGGGCCCCTCGACCCGCAGATCCAGACGCAGATGGGGGTTCTGCCGGCGCCGAGCATCGTGAGAGTCGCGAGGGAGCGGGGGGACAAGGCGTCGGACGAGATGCTGGTGTACGCCGACATAGCCGAGAAGGCGCTCAGGGAGGTTCAGGGCATAATAGTCTCTCTGCTCGACGGGAAAATGCCCAGGGAGAAGGCCCTCGAGGTCGCGAAGAAGCTGACCGAGGGCGGATACACCCACGACTACCCCATAACCGTGGAGGAGGCCAGGAGCATGGGGCTTCCCGTAAGGACGGACGTGCCGCCGGAGGTGTACGCGCTGATGGAGCTTTACCCGCAGACACACCAGCAAAGGCCGGGCGTTGAGTACATACAGAGACCCCTATACCCCGCTAGGGCGGGAACGGAGCGCCCTCAGCGTTAA
- a CDS encoding PaREP1 family protein translates to MVLAESIARRIRVEAEKRGASPEEYILDLLVREMDPGEGAVEYLEAARSLVRQAWRELEKGDLRQAGEKVWGACALAIKAHALARGGRRIESHRDLWLYKDEVARELGEWVRTAFLKADSMHRNFYEGLATKEDVEDSLREVEKLVSAISERVEGQHRETAT, encoded by the coding sequence ATGGTGCTTGCCGAGAGCATTGCAAGGAGGATTAGGGTGGAGGCCGAGAAGCGTGGCGCGAGCCCTGAGGAGTATATTTTGGATCTCTTGGTCAGAGAGATGGATCCAGGGGAGGGGGCTGTCGAGTACTTGGAAGCCGCGCGTAGCCTGGTTAGGCAGGCTTGGAGGGAGCTCGAGAAGGGTGACTTGAGGCAGGCCGGCGAGAAGGTCTGGGGTGCCTGTGCTCTGGCTATTAAGGCGCACGCGCTCGCGAGAGGGGGGCGGAGGATTGAGTCCCACAGGGATCTCTGGCTGTACAAGGACGAGGTTGCCAGGGAGCTGGGGGAGTGGGTTAGGACGGCCTTCCTGAAGGCGGACTCCATGCACAGGAACTTCTACGAGGGTCTGGCCACGAAGGAGGACGTCGAGGACTCGTTGAGAGAGGTTGAGAAGCTGGTGTCAGCCATCAGCGAGCGAGTCGAGGGGCAGCACCGAGAAACGGCCACCTAG
- a CDS encoding retroviral-like aspartic protease family protein translates to MGFVYIDVIVHGYRSSRSVRMLVDAGSTYIVLGSDVIEELGLYETPYTAEVTLADGRRIRTKLYLAEVEVKGRRGPTFVAELNTPTPLLGVYALEALGFKVNPRTGEIEEISPEGGYLL, encoded by the coding sequence ATGGGTTTTGTTTATATTGACGTTATTGTCCATGGGTATAGGTCGTCGAGGAGCGTTAGGATGCTTGTTGATGCTGGCTCTACCTACATAGTCCTTGGATCCGATGTTATTGAGGAGCTCGGCCTCTACGAAACGCCTTATACAGCTGAAGTAACCCTAGCTGATGGGAGAAGAATTAGGACCAAGCTGTATCTAGCCGAAGTCGAGGTTAAGGGCAGAAGGGGGCCTACCTTCGTAGCCGAGCTGAATACACCGACACCCTTGCTGGGGGTTTACGCGCTTGAGGCTCTGGGCTTTAAAGTTAATCCAAGAACAGGAGAGATAGAGGAGATATCACCGGAGGGAGGTTACCTGCTATAA
- a CDS encoding PIN domain-containing protein → MPRYYADTYALIEILRGNPAYEKYAEEELITSEFNLLELAYALVRDYGVDRALVVLSIVRATVDIVTPTNEDYVEAAALRIKLRQEGRNLSIIDALGYALARKHGALFLTGDKEFKDLEGVECIK, encoded by the coding sequence TTGCCTCGCTACTACGCTGATACCTACGCACTTATAGAAATACTTCGCGGTAATCCAGCATACGAGAAGTATGCTGAGGAAGAGCTCATCACAAGTGAGTTTAATTTACTTGAACTAGCCTATGCATTGGTGCGAGATTACGGAGTGGATAGAGCGCTGGTGGTATTGAGCATAGTTAGAGCTACTGTAGATATAGTTACACCTACAAATGAAGACTATGTTGAAGCTGCCGCATTACGCATAAAACTCAGGCAGGAGGGGAGAAACCTATCTATCATAGATGCTTTAGGCTATGCTCTAGCCAGAAAGCATGGAGCGTTATTTCTAACAGGTGATAAAGAGTTCAAGGATCTTGAAGGAGTTGAATGTATAAAGTAA
- a CDS encoding antitoxin family protein has protein sequence MAKVIEAIYEGGVLKPLEKLNIPNGVRVRIRIECMYGLLRDWKIDAQKLKDELRSIHG, from the coding sequence ATGGCTAAGGTCATTGAAGCTATATACGAAGGGGGTGTCTTAAAGCCCTTGGAGAAGCTTAACATCCCTAACGGTGTACGTGTGCGTATACGCATCGAATGTATGTACGGACTGCTGAGGGATTGGAAGATAGATGCGCAGAAACTTAAAGACGAGCTTAGGAGTATCCATGGCTGA
- a CDS encoding type II toxin-antitoxin system VapC family toxin — protein MAEGGERTKVRLVVDASVAVKWIIPGEPWEKEAKALKNGIVLGRLEAYAPELIVYELASAISKAVKSKVLEPQDGAEALKAVGFLGINLVQVSWQEAAEILGLATTTGLTTYDATYLWLSKRLKAKLVTADEELKRKGEVVTDTILLAELKFPAEQ, from the coding sequence GTGGCTGAGGGAGGAGAGAGAACGAAGGTAAGGTTAGTGGTAGATGCAAGTGTTGCTGTAAAATGGATTATACCCGGTGAGCCTTGGGAGAAAGAGGCCAAAGCATTAAAGAATGGTATCGTCCTTGGCCGGTTAGAAGCGTATGCACCCGAGCTTATAGTTTATGAGCTTGCCTCGGCGATATCTAAAGCTGTTAAGAGCAAAGTCCTAGAACCACAGGATGGAGCCGAAGCCCTCAAAGCTGTTGGCTTCCTTGGAATAAACCTAGTCCAAGTATCCTGGCAGGAGGCCGCTGAGATCCTCGGGTTAGCCACCACCACGGGATTAACAACATACGATGCAACGTATCTCTGGCTTTCGAAGAGGTTAAAAGCCAAATTGGTCACAGCGGATGAAGAGCTTAAACGAAAAGGAGAAGTCGTTACGGATACGATTTTACTGGCTGAGCTAAAGTTCCCGGCAGAACAGTGA
- a CDS encoding DUF86 domain-containing protein yields the protein MARVDKEYFQSVVQELREGLEEIGKITALSLDEFMRSRSLRFAMRYSVVLVVESAADLGVAILKQCFGEGAGSYREVFLKLAERGVISFRTAEGMASLASLRNMGSAQILEYRRRENIYSS from the coding sequence ATGGCTCGAGTTGACAAGGAGTATTTTCAAAGTGTTGTGCAAGAGCTAAGGGAGGGACTCGAAGAAATCGGGAAGATTACAGCTTTGAGTTTAGACGAGTTCATGCGCAGCAGGAGCTTAAGGTTTGCAATGAGGTACTCGGTGGTGCTTGTGGTCGAGTCCGCTGCGGATTTGGGTGTAGCAATACTTAAGCAGTGCTTCGGCGAGGGGGCCGGGAGCTACAGAGAGGTTTTCCTTAAGTTAGCTGAAAGGGGGGTGATTAGCTTTAGGACTGCAGAGGGAATGGCCTCTTTGGCTTCGCTGCGCAACATGGGTAGTGCACAGATACTGGAGTATAGACGACGCGAAAATATATACAGCAGCTAA
- a CDS encoding PD-(D/E)XK nuclease family protein — protein sequence MELVELKSRMLKLLREDEEFRYAVAGLIGLDEVLRRLDRHEERMVKLEERMLKVEEELVKLREDMIRGFERHDKEIAELREDMKRGFERYDRELAKLREDMNKGFERYDREIARLREDMNRGFELVNRHLSALGARWGIMAEDAFREGLRGVLEKELGLRVERWSAYDEAGEVFGYPSEVEVDIAVKDGKIILIEVSSHVRVSDVYCFKRKAEFYAKRTGEKPERLVIVTPYAEERAIEASKELGIEVYTKV from the coding sequence ATGGAGCTAGTGGAGCTGAAGTCCAGGATGCTGAAGCTGTTGAGGGAGGATGAGGAGTTTAGGTACGCGGTTGCGGGTTTGATAGGCTTGGATGAGGTGCTGAGGAGGCTTGATCGCCATGAGGAGAGGATGGTTAAGCTGGAGGAGAGGATGCTTAAGGTTGAGGAGGAGCTCGTGAAGCTTAGGGAAGATATGATTAGGGGCTTTGAGAGGCATGATAAAGAGATAGCTGAGCTTAGAGAAGATATGAAGAGAGGTTTTGAAAGATATGATAGGGAACTCGCTAAGCTCAGGGAGGATATGAATAAGGGCTTTGAGAGGTACGACAGGGAAATCGCCAGGCTTAGAGAGGATATGAACAGGGGCTTTGAGCTTGTTAACCGTCATCTCTCCGCTTTAGGTGCAAGATGGGGGATAATGGCTGAGGATGCGTTTAGGGAGGGTTTGAGGGGGGTTCTTGAAAAGGAGTTGGGCTTGAGGGTTGAGAGGTGGAGTGCGTACGATGAGGCGGGTGAAGTTTTTGGGTACCCGAGTGAGGTTGAAGTGGATATTGCGGTGAAGGATGGAAAGATTATACTAATCGAGGTGTCGTCTCATGTAAGGGTGTCGGATGTGTACTGTTTCAAGAGGAAGGCTGAGTTCTACGCGAAGAGGACGGGGGAGAAGCCTGAAAGGCTCGTGATCGTCACCCCGTATGCGGAGGAAAGAGCGATAGAAGCTTCTAAAGAGCTGGGAATAGAAGTATACACAAAAGTCTAG
- a CDS encoding PaREP1 family protein: MSLSEAVAIPKVIADKVRSLGADLESYVVEKLLHELKLDPNDEARVHFELAEKYFREGSELVDKDSAQASEKLYKAAEEVVKALAYNLGLTEILGRVRERGRWTVTDLEVVAREAARRIDEEIYIGWDRANYLHVWGFHEGKLDKEAVKERLPYIERMIKILREASQKRPPGNP; this comes from the coding sequence ATGTCGTTAAGTGAGGCTGTTGCAATACCTAAGGTTATTGCTGACAAGGTTAGGAGCTTAGGTGCTGACCTGGAATCGTATGTTGTGGAGAAGCTTCTCCACGAGCTTAAGCTGGATCCCAACGATGAGGCTAGGGTTCACTTCGAACTCGCTGAAAAATATTTCAGGGAGGGCTCCGAGCTTGTGGACAAGGACTCTGCCCAGGCAAGCGAGAAACTGTATAAGGCAGCTGAGGAGGTCGTGAAGGCGTTAGCCTATAACCTGGGCTTAACCGAAATACTTGGAAGAGTTAGAGAGAGGGGTAGATGGACTGTGACCGACCTTGAGGTTGTTGCCCGCGAAGCCGCCAGGAGGATCGACGAGGAAATCTACATCGGTTGGGATAGAGCCAACTACCTACACGTATGGGGATTCCATGAGGGTAAACTTGATAAGGAAGCCGTTAAAGAGAGGCTACCATACATTGAGAGAATGATTAAAATATTAAGAGAAGCCTCGCAGAAGAGACCGCCAGGAAACCCCTAA
- a CDS encoding HEPN domain-containing protein has protein sequence MARFEEHRYLVERSRRFFETALMQIERGFYDLAAFSLEQSLQLFLKACLLKLGVDPPRTCSVRRLLELVAEVSGRDEVRELLQGFAVELGALEDAYISSRYVGREYTREEVELLRRVVEEVERVVGEASC, from the coding sequence TTGGCTAGGTTCGAGGAGCACCGGTACCTTGTAGAGAGGTCCAGGAGGTTCTTTGAGACGGCTCTCATGCAGATCGAGAGGGGTTTCTACGACCTAGCGGCTTTCAGCCTCGAGCAGTCCCTCCAGCTGTTCCTGAAGGCCTGCCTCCTGAAGCTGGGGGTCGACCCCCCTAGGACTTGTAGCGTCAGGAGGCTGCTGGAGCTCGTAGCCGAGGTGAGCGGTAGGGATGAGGTTAGGGAGCTCCTCCAAGGATTCGCCGTCGAGTTAGGCGCCCTCGAGGACGCCTACATATCGTCCAGGTACGTGGGCAGGGAGTACACTAGGGAGGAGGTTGAGCTGCTCAGGAGGGTTGTTGAGGAGGTTGAGAGGGTTGTCGGAGAGGCTTCTTGTTGA
- a CDS encoding DUF6364 family protein: protein MKVTLSLREDVVRRAKSRLAMEGRSFSGVVEELLRMYDELSFLDELCGRLGLESRFYTDSEVVANRPSGLRAEEVAREVRDGRSESLPVH from the coding sequence ATCAAGGTCACCCTCTCACTCAGGGAGGATGTCGTCAGGAGGGCTAAGAGTAGGCTTGCGATGGAGGGTAGGAGTTTCAGTGGTGTTGTAGAGGAGCTCTTGCGGATGTACGACGAGTTGAGCTTCCTCGATGAGCTCTGCGGGAGACTGGGCCTTGAGAGCAGGTTTTATACGGACTCGGAGGTTGTAGCAAACAGACCCTCGGGGCTTAGGGCTGAGGAGGTGGCGCGCGAGGTCCGGGATGGGCGCTCAGAGAGCCTACCTGTACACTAG
- a CDS encoding HepT-like ribonuclease domain-containing protein — protein sequence MIKLVRLRNLIVHRYWEVDDARVYREVKEEGIRLVRGFVEEVERYASGA from the coding sequence ATGATTAAGCTGGTCAGGCTGAGGAACTTGATCGTGCATAGGTACTGGGAGGTCGATGACGCAAGGGTATACAGGGAGGTTAAAGAGGAGGGTATTAGGCTGGTGAGGGGGTTCGTCGAGGAGGTTGAGCGGTATGCCTCTGGAGCTTGA
- a CDS encoding nucleotidyltransferase domain-containing protein, whose translation MSLRILEDRRKFEFHMLEPGERAQLIDLLRETLRTRGDVLAATVYGGFVKNQLFRDIDVAVFTGYTVPYARVEEYEDELSESLSRLVGIPVDVRVVDYAPPQFRVRALGGVVLIERVPALAARLRFKSQQEIGDIKAKIHRAVRA comes from the coding sequence TTGTCGCTAAGGATCCTTGAAGATAGGAGAAAGTTCGAGTTCCACATGCTGGAACCCGGTGAAAGAGCTCAGCTAATCGACCTGCTGCGCGAGACGCTACGGACGAGAGGAGATGTGCTCGCGGCCACGGTTTATGGAGGCTTCGTGAAAAACCAGCTGTTCCGCGACATAGACGTTGCTGTTTTCACAGGGTACACTGTGCCGTACGCTAGAGTGGAGGAGTACGAGGACGAGCTCTCAGAAAGCCTTTCGCGCCTCGTAGGCATACCAGTGGACGTGAGAGTAGTGGATTACGCCCCACCCCAATTCCGTGTTAGAGCGCTGGGAGGCGTAGTCTTAATCGAAAGAGTCCCTGCTCTTGCGGCTAGGCTGAGGTTCAAGTCCCAGCAGGAAATCGGGGACATTAAGGCGAAGATACACAGAGCTGTTCGAGCATAA
- a CDS encoding nucleotidyltransferase domain-containing protein produces the protein MSERLLVEEAKRRAEVFRNLEERLRVIAEVVREMDRDARVYLFGSVAEGRHLLSSDIDVLVVTRRSPGEVLARLWEKGIGDPFEVHVVTEEMLELYRRRARLVEIA, from the coding sequence TTGTCGGAGAGGCTTCTTGTTGAAGAGGCTAAGCGACGCGCGGAGGTCTTCAGGAACCTCGAGGAGCGCCTCAGGGTTATCGCTGAGGTAGTCAGGGAGATGGACCGGGACGCCAGGGTTTACCTCTTCGGGAGCGTGGCCGAGGGCAGGCACCTTCTGTCGAGCGACATCGACGTGCTGGTGGTCACGAGGAGGTCGCCGGGTGAGGTGCTCGCGAGGCTCTGGGAGAAGGGCATCGGAGACCCCTTTGAGGTGCACGTGGTAACCGAGGAGATGCTCGAGCTGTACCGGCGGAGGGCGAGGCTCGTGGAAATAGCTTAA
- a CDS encoding 2-hydroxyacid dehydrogenase, with amino-acid sequence MGRRYRVVVTAPIREEGIRLLQREAEVFVFSEPPRTEEELIEAVREADGLLVSLNVEPVTSKVIESAGKLRVIARHGIGYDNVDVQAATQRGIWVTIAPVSSETVADMAFAHLLCLARKVHPATQYIKSGKWVSRNPFLFMGFDVWGKTLGIIGLGRIGQAVARRAKGFGMRVIYYDKVRRENAERELGVEFHNLEYLLRESDFVTLHVPLTPETYHMIGERELRMMKPTAILVNTSRGAIIDTQALAKALREGWIAGAGLDVFEREPLPPDDPLLTLGDDVNLTMTPHIASNTVECRVRLAVTAAEEILRVLHGEAPRFPVNPEVADVLKARKMQ; translated from the coding sequence ATGGGGAGGAGGTACAGGGTTGTTGTGACGGCGCCTATCCGCGAGGAGGGTATCAGGTTGCTCCAGAGGGAGGCTGAAGTCTTCGTCTTCAGTGAACCCCCTAGAACCGAGGAGGAACTGATCGAGGCGGTTAGGGAGGCCGACGGCCTTCTCGTCTCCTTGAACGTGGAGCCCGTCACTAGTAAAGTTATCGAGAGTGCGGGAAAGCTGAGGGTGATAGCTAGGCACGGCATAGGCTATGATAACGTTGACGTGCAAGCGGCGACCCAGCGTGGAATCTGGGTTACAATAGCCCCGGTTAGCTCTGAGACTGTGGCTGACATGGCTTTTGCTCACCTGCTGTGCCTTGCGAGGAAAGTCCACCCAGCTACGCAGTACATTAAGTCGGGGAAGTGGGTATCCAGGAACCCTTTCCTCTTCATGGGCTTCGACGTTTGGGGAAAGACCCTTGGGATCATCGGGCTTGGGAGAATCGGCCAGGCTGTGGCGAGGAGAGCTAAAGGCTTTGGAATGAGGGTGATTTACTACGACAAGGTGAGGAGAGAGAACGCTGAGAGAGAGCTGGGCGTCGAGTTCCACAACTTAGAGTACCTGCTCAGGGAGTCTGACTTCGTAACACTTCACGTGCCACTAACCCCGGAGACATACCACATGATCGGCGAGAGAGAGCTGCGGATGATGAAGCCCACAGCAATACTCGTCAACACCTCCCGCGGCGCCATCATCGACACGCAAGCCCTTGCCAAAGCCCTAAGGGAGGGCTGGATCGCCGGCGCGGGACTCGATGTTTTCGAGCGCGAACCCCTCCCGCCCGACGACCCCCTCTTGACGCTAGGCGACGATGTAAACTTAACAATGACCCCTCACATAGCTTCAAACACCGTTGAGTGCAGAGTGAGGCTTGCGGTCACAGCGGCAGAGGAGATACTCAGAGTCCTACATGGCGAGGCTCCTAGATTCCCGGTGAACCCTGAGGTCGCGGATGTTCTCAAAGCGCGTAAGATGCAGTGA
- a CDS encoding type II toxin-antitoxin system VapC family toxin, protein MGAQRAYLYTSAAVERYVTEEGSSRVDALYREAHAGNLMIGFSVWNIGEVAVVLDKYEKRGVIGDAREVFARFIGETRLLARLNQLRLVSLKYDALASAIGYVFKHGIYIADAVQHASARGFDAFLTYDKRLARLAEVEGLRLYPG, encoded by the coding sequence ATGGGCGCTCAGAGAGCCTACCTGTACACTAGCGCCGCCGTCGAGAGGTACGTGACCGAGGAGGGAAGTTCGCGGGTCGACGCGCTCTACAGAGAGGCTCATGCCGGGAACCTCATGATCGGCTTCTCGGTGTGGAACATAGGTGAAGTTGCCGTCGTTTTAGACAAGTATGAGAAGAGGGGTGTCATAGGGGATGCTAGAGAGGTCTTCGCGAGGTTCATCGGCGAGACGAGGCTTCTCGCAAGGCTTAACCAGCTGAGGCTGGTGTCGCTGAAATACGACGCGCTCGCCAGTGCTATAGGCTACGTGTTCAAGCACGGGATCTACATAGCCGACGCTGTTCAGCACGCATCGGCTAGAGGGTTCGACGCCTTCTTGACTTACGATAAAAGGCTGGCCAGGCTGGCTGAGGTAGAAGGGTTGAGACTATATCCGGGGTAA
- a CDS encoding LEA type 2 family protein → MGGKRRGVLLAALVGAVVAFALGYLYWYGFRAPGEAVKPEVVGVELSWGGVNDSVTEVLARVVVYNPNPFQIEVKRVTFDLYMNGLRVGSGECGGYALAGRGNTTITLRGFLDNEKIPEWFVSHVSRGERTEIRVSGVAVIDLKLAEASYPFDKEFTFKTDLLSGLNVTEPQEVSLGPLVLFLKELETRWGSVGPEGVEVNHKLVLFNPQPLPIPLPVIEYKVYVNGVEVGEGSTRRIVVLSPGKDTVLLFTTSLNPSFLSRWWVTHIRNGERTRLVVEAYSTVEVAGEKYSFEVYRLEKLIETNILGGLRP, encoded by the coding sequence GTGGGTGGGAAGAGAAGGGGGGTGCTGCTCGCCGCTTTGGTGGGGGCTGTTGTAGCTTTTGCGCTGGGCTACCTCTACTGGTACGGCTTCAGGGCTCCCGGTGAGGCTGTGAAGCCTGAGGTGGTGGGTGTTGAGCTTTCGTGGGGTGGGGTGAACGACAGCGTGACCGAGGTGCTGGCTAGGGTTGTGGTCTACAACCCAAACCCTTTCCAGATAGAGGTCAAGAGGGTGACATTCGACTTGTACATGAACGGCTTAAGGGTGGGGTCAGGTGAGTGTGGAGGTTACGCTTTGGCTGGCAGAGGGAACACTACGATAACTCTGAGGGGCTTCCTGGACAACGAGAAGATTCCGGAGTGGTTTGTATCTCACGTGTCGCGGGGGGAGAGGACGGAGATCAGGGTAAGTGGAGTGGCTGTCATAGACTTGAAGCTAGCGGAGGCCTCCTACCCGTTTGACAAGGAGTTCACCTTCAAGACGGACCTCCTCTCGGGGCTGAACGTGACGGAGCCCCAGGAGGTATCGCTGGGGCCGCTGGTGCTGTTTCTGAAGGAGCTCGAGACCAGATGGGGTAGCGTGGGACCCGAAGGGGTCGAGGTGAACCACAAGCTTGTGCTGTTTAACCCTCAGCCGCTCCCCATCCCTCTGCCTGTGATCGAGTACAAGGTGTACGTGAATGGCGTGGAGGTGGGAGAGGGCTCGACGCGAAGAATCGTCGTGCTGAGCCCAGGGAAGGACACCGTGCTACTCTTCACAACGAGCCTGAACCCAAGCTTCCTCAGCAGGTGGTGGGTGACGCATATCAGGAACGGGGAGCGGACGAGGCTCGTAGTGGAGGCTTACTCTACGGTAGAGGTGGCGGGGGAGAAGTACAGCTTCGAGGTGTACAGGCTGGAAAAGCTCATCGAGACAAATATACTTGGAGGGCTCCGCCCCTGA
- a CDS encoding nucleotidyltransferase domain-containing protein, which produces MPLELEERERFRFFRLKPREREELLGKLRRGLEKHEEVRLAILYGSFLKGYPFRDVDVAVYVAAEGDLLDYKLRLEGELEEKLGYPIDVAVLTRPHRGSRRRF; this is translated from the coding sequence ATGCCTCTGGAGCTTGAGGAGAGGGAGCGTTTCAGGTTCTTCAGGCTGAAGCCTCGGGAGAGGGAGGAGCTTCTCGGGAAGCTTAGGAGGGGGCTTGAAAAGCACGAAGAGGTTCGGCTAGCTATCCTATATGGATCCTTCCTGAAGGGCTACCCCTTCAGAGACGTAGACGTGGCCGTGTACGTGGCGGCGGAGGGAGACCTCCTAGACTACAAGCTGAGGCTCGAGGGGGAGTTAGAGGAGAAACTGGGTTACCCAATCGACGTAGCAGTACTCACGAGGCCCCACCGTGGTTCGCGGAGAAGGTTCTGA
- a CDS encoding PD-(D/E)XK nuclease family protein, whose translation MELVELKSRVLRLLREDEEFRYAVAGLIGLDEVLRRLDRHEERMVKLEERMLKVEEELVKLREDMIRGFERHDKEIAELRQEMNKLREDMNKGFEIVNRHISALGARWGILAEEAFREGLRGVLEKEFGFKVERWSAYDEKGRVFGYPSEVELDVTIKDGKIILIEVASHVRASDIYEFKRKAELYVEKTGNKPEKLMVVTPYIEEKAIEASKKLGIEVYTKV comes from the coding sequence ATGGAGCTGGTGGAGCTTAAGTCGAGGGTTCTTAGGCTGTTGAGGGAGGATGAGGAGTTTAGGTACGCGGTAGCCGGTTTGATAGGCTTGGATGAGGTGCTGAGGAGGCTTGATCGCCATGAGGAGAGGATGGTTAAGCTGGAGGAGAGGATGCTTAAGGTTGAGGAGGAGCTCGTGAAGCTTAGGGAGGATATGATTAGGGGCTTTGAGAGGCATGATAAAGAGATAGCCGAGCTTAGACAGGAAATGAACAAGCTAAGAGAGGATATGAACAAAGGATTTGAGATTGTTAATCGTCACATATCTGCTTTAGGTGCAAGATGGGGAATATTGGCTGAAGAAGCATTTAGAGAAGGCTTGAGAGGGGTTCTTGAAAAAGAATTTGGATTTAAAGTTGAGAGGTGGAGTGCGTACGATGAGAAGGGTAGAGTATTTGGGTATCCAAGTGAAGTTGAATTAGATGTTACGATTAAAGATGGAAAGATTATATTAATAGAAGTAGCATCTCACGTAAGAGCGTCAGATATATATGAGTTCAAGAGAAAAGCAGAGCTTTATGTAGAGAAAACTGGAAATAAGCCTGAAAAACTCATGGTAGTAACTCCGTATATAGAAGAAAAGGCGATAGAGGCATCTAAAAAGCTAGGAATTGAAGTATACACGAAGGTCTGA